One region of Zingiber officinale cultivar Zhangliang chromosome 7B, Zo_v1.1, whole genome shotgun sequence genomic DNA includes:
- the LOC122007342 gene encoding NAD(P)H dehydrogenase (quinone) FQR1-like: protein MATKIYVVYYSMYGHVAKLAEEIQKGAASVEGVEVKLWQVPETLPEGVLGKMGAPPKSDVPIIEPNALQEADGILFGFPTRFGMMAAQFKAFIDATGGLWRSQALAGKPAGIFYSTGSQGGGQETTPLTAITQLAHHGMIYVPIGYTFGGGMFEMENIKGGSPYGAGTYAGDGSRNPSQLELEQAFHQGKYFATITNRFKASS from the exons ATGGCGACGAAGATCTATGTCGT ATACTATTCTATGTACGGCCATGTAGCAAAGCTAGCAGAAGAAATCCAAAAAGGCGCTGCTTCTGTTGAAGGAGTTGAAGTAAAGCTCTGGCAG GTTCCTGAGACTCTTCCTGAAGGAGTTCTTGGAAAGATGGGGGCACCTCCTAAGAGCGATGTACCGATCATCGAACCAAATGCTCTCCAAGAAGCAGATGGAATTTTGTTTGGCTTCCCGACCAGGTTCGGAATGATGGCTGCCCAATTCAAAGCTTTCATTGACGCGACCGGAGGACTGTGGCGATCTCAGGCTCTAGCTGGCAAGCCTGCCGGAATTTTCTACAGCACGGGATCGCAAGGCGGCGGCCAAGAGACTACTCC TTTGACAGCCATAACTCAGTTGGCTCACCATGGCATGATCTACGTCCCAATTGGCTACACTTTCGGTGGAGGAATGTTTGAGATGGAAAACATCAAGGGCGGGAGCCCTTACGGCGCCGGCACATACGCCGGCGATGGCTCAAGAAACCCATCCCAGTTAGAGCTGGAACAGGCTTTCCACCAAGGCAAGTACTTCGCCACCATTACTAACAGGTTtaaagcttcctcttga
- the LOC122007339 gene encoding myosin-2-like, producing MSSALPAVPTRSVLEEMLAALKLSDEKPKDEPPALPARPTLKRRPPSTKNNLKFKIESVPAEVSSKDTHFTEKASPESSELSNGVIEQGRAEKVVHSGEEDLGSHEEDTEKSHTSQKLDHVEQEMAPALRLEAIEKEVDDVKEELRQKEGENVALSQKVQEYQKKCSVCEEKMHSMEDMYQKQIQTLKMALDAAQKNLSVDDKAKQRMSDETPTTYRPVNDANDKSNNAVYQLAKEFEKQKQVFEDDARGLCNVKSSPGQPEFSRKSYEDLRKLKAQYASWKKEYNTRLHDAKKALRELAKSEGEKTSRRWWCKRRIIRNRISLCC from the exons ATGTCTTCTGCCTTGCCGGCGGTTCCCACCCGCAGCGTGCTTGAGGAAATGCTGGCTGCCCTCAAACTGAGCGATGAGAAGCCGAAGGACGAGCCACCAGCATTGCCTGCCCGGCCCACTTTGAAACGGCGGCCTCCTTCCACAAAGAACAATTTGAAGTTTAAGATTGAGAGTGTCCCTGCAGAGGTCTCATCAAAGGACACTCATTTCACAGAGAAGGCAAGCCCGGAATCAAGTGAACTCAGCAACGGAGTCATTGAGCAAGGTAGGGCAGAAAAAGTGGTTCATTCTGGTGAAGAAGATTTAGGTTCCCATGAAGAAGACACCGAAAAGTCCCATACTTCACAAAAGCTTGATCATGTTGAGCAG GAAATGGCGCCCGCTTTGAGATTGGAAGCGATTGAGAAGGAGGTTGATGACGTAAAGGAAGAATTGAGACAAAAGGAGGGTGAGAATGTTGCACTGTCGCAGAAAGTGCAAGAGTACCAGAAAAAGTGTTCTGTTTGCGAGGAAAAAATGCACTCCATGGAGGATATGTATCAGAAGCAGATACAGACCCTGAAG ATGGCCCTAGATGCAGCACAGAAGAATCTTTCTGTCGATGACAAGGCCAAGCAACGAATGTCTGATGAAACACCAACTACTTATCGACCGGTGAATGATGCGAACGACAAAAGTAACAATGCTGTTTACCAATTGGCAAAGGAGTTTGAGAAGCAGAAGCAGGTTTTCGAGGACGATGCAAGGGGGCTCTGCAATGTGAAATCATCACCAGGCCAGCCAGAATTTTCTAGGAAATCCTACGAAGATCTTCGGAAGCTGAAGGCCCAATATGCATCTTGGAAGAAGGAATACAACACTCGTTTGCACGATGCCAAGAAAGCTCTACGGGAGCTTGCAAAATCAGAAGGCGAAAAAACCAGTAGAAGATGGTGGTGCAAGCGAAGGATCATTCGAAATAGAATTTCACTATGCTGTTAA
- the LOC122007343 gene encoding probable histone H2A.3, which produces MAGRGKAIGSATAKKATSRSSKAGLQFPVGRIARFLKAGKYAERVGAGAPVYLAAVLEYLAAEVLELAGNAARDNKKTRIVPRHIQLAVRNDEELSKLLGEVTIASGGVMPNIHNLLLPKKAGASSKAAPGDDD; this is translated from the exons ATGGCCGGGAGAGGGAAAGCGATTGGATCCGCCACAGCGAAGAAAGCCACGTCGAGGAGCAGCAAGGCCGGGCTCCAGTTCCCCGTCGGAAGGATCGCCCGGTTCCTCAAGGCCGGGAAGTACGCTGAGCGCGTAGGCGCCGGTGCTCCTGTCTACCTCGCCGCCGTTCTCGAGTACCTCGCCGCGGAG GTTCTGGAGCTCGCCGGAAACGCAGCAAGGGACAATAAGAAGACCAGGATCGTTCCGAGGCACATCCAACTCGCCGTGAGGAACGACGAGGAGCTCTCCAAGCTTTTGGGCGAAGTGACGATCGCAAGCGGCGGCGTGATGCCCAACATTCATAATCTTCTACTTCCCAAGAAGGCCGGTGCTTCCTCGAAGGCTGCACCCGGCGACGATGATTAA